A genomic segment from Planktothrix agardhii NIES-204 encodes:
- a CDS encoding integrase family protein gives MTPLPNAQPYQHEHELAEIPIGHNHTLEQILEMWLHGKTPGSQAIYRRVVVQFLEWANKPLQWLTLPDVQGFANYLDTKGLKPSTRASYLAAVKSLLTFCNRTGLTRANVGAAVPLPKGKDTLTQKILAKEQVMAMIYSEPNRRNQLILKSFYYCGVRVSELCGLCWYDLTASGDSGILTVFGKGSKTRHVLLPAHLYKELLNFRGNASNDDPIFPSRKGKGKGHLHRIHVTKLVKEAGIRVGIDQKVSAHWLRHCHASHSLDAGAPISLVQTTLGHASVATTSKYLHAKPTESSGLYL, from the coding sequence ATGACCCCCCTTCCCAACGCTCAACCCTACCAGCATGAGCATGAACTGGCTGAGATTCCCATCGGTCATAACCACACCCTTGAGCAAATTCTGGAGATGTGGCTACATGGTAAAACCCCTGGTTCTCAAGCCATCTATCGGCGGGTTGTTGTGCAATTTTTGGAATGGGCAAACAAACCCCTGCAATGGCTAACCCTGCCTGATGTCCAAGGGTTCGCGAATTATTTAGACACCAAAGGACTAAAACCCTCTACTAGAGCTTCCTACCTCGCTGCTGTGAAATCTTTATTAACCTTCTGCAATCGAACCGGATTAACCCGTGCCAATGTTGGTGCGGCTGTTCCTCTCCCCAAAGGGAAAGACACCCTAACTCAGAAAATTTTAGCCAAGGAACAAGTCATGGCGATGATTTATTCAGAACCGAATCGCCGTAATCAATTAATTCTCAAAAGCTTCTATTATTGCGGAGTACGAGTATCTGAATTATGCGGGTTATGTTGGTATGATTTAACCGCATCCGGTGACAGTGGAATTCTAACCGTGTTTGGAAAAGGCAGTAAGACCCGCCATGTTTTATTACCTGCACATTTATATAAAGAATTGCTGAATTTTCGAGGAAACGCCAGCAACGATGACCCCATCTTCCCCAGTCGCAAAGGGAAGGGTAAAGGACATTTACACCGAATTCACGTTACCAAATTAGTCAAGGAAGCTGGAATCCGAGTGGGTATTGATCAGAAAGTTTCAGCCCATTGGCTCAGACATTGCCATGCGTCCCATTCCTTAGATGCGGGTGCGCCGATTTCCTTAGTCCAAACCACCCTGGGTCATGCGTCTGTAGCCACAACTTCCAAATACCTGCACGCCAAACCCACAGAATCATCAGGGTTGTATTTGTGA